The window aattttaaataatcatataatttaaaaatattatttataagacgaaaaacccaaaataccaattaactagaatatttttaatccaaaatatctaaaattatctTAATTATTCGGATTTTATGTGAAACCTTAATccaaaaactcatttttttttaaatttttcacccGAGTTAACCGAAAtccaaaaccaaaccgaatgGGAGATAATTTTGGATCCCAAACTAACcgaactgaaaccaaaccgaacatTTTAAATACTCGAACAGATCCTAAACCTCTAGAACCGAAGAAGCGAAGAAACGAACCGAGAACAGAACGCCCAAGACTAGGTAAAATTTTTTGTATATCTTCTAATAGCACTTACAAGATCCTCTATACTCTGGGGAAGCAAAAAGATGGTTCGTTTTTCATTAGGTTGAACCTTTGTACAATCTATTTTTGACTAATATGAAATTTAcggtttagcaaaaaaaaaacaatgtctCTTCCATCCTCTGATTTCGGATGACATTTGGAAGCAACAAGTTCACATAAATCTGTAAGTCAATGACTGTTTCTGCACGTCAGATGACCACAACATAGCCATTCATTTCTATCTTCTAGCCTCTAATTAAATTGGATTCCTGTGAATGCATTTAACGTAGCACCTCAGATCAACTAAAGACAAAGAAGGCTTAAGCGTAAAGAAAGTACTCACGGCCTGGCCCATAGAGGCCCATATAGGCCCATTAGTTTAGGTCCAGTCCAAAGATTCCTTACGCGAGATACCGATTCCATTTGTCGACGACTCGAACATATCCGCCGAAGAAACCTCTTTCACTAAGAAATCATCCAAACCTGAAAGAAAAATCAATCTTCCCGGAGAACAAACAACGCCACCGCCGTATCGACGTCGCTAATCGGAGAAATCGATCCACAAGCCTTCCTCCTCAGGTCAAATCTCTTCTCCCAATTCCTTCAATTTCACCATTCAGATTCCATCAACGTGTTTCTTCAGATTCGCAGCAGGATCATGTCAGGCCTCCTCGAAGGAATCCCAGACGCAGTCGCTCTACGCTGCCTCGCGCACGTCCCCTTACACCACCACCCAAACCTAGAGCTCGTCTCCCGCTCCTGGCGATCCGCGATTCGCAGCGACGAGCTCTTCAAAGTCCGCAGCGAAGAGAAATCATCCGAATCCCTCCTCTGCGTCTGCGCCTTCGATCCCGAGAACACCTGGCAAGTCTACAGCCCAAGCTGCAACCGCTGGCTCACTCTCCCTCTCCTCCCTTCGCGAATCCGCCACCTCGCTCACTTCGGAGCCGTCACCGCCGCCGGAAAGCTCTTCGTCTTGGGCGGAGGCAGCGACGCCGTTGATCCGTTGACCGGCGACCACGACGGCACGTTCGCGACCGACGAGGTCTGGTGCTACGACTTTGTGAAGAGGCGTTGGACGCAGCGAGCGTCGATGCTTGTGCCTCGTTCTATGTTCGCTTGCTGTGTTCTCGATGGGAAGATCGTTGTCGCTGGAGGATTCACCACGTGTCGTAAATCGATATCTGGAGCTGAGATGTATGATCCTGAGAGCGACGTGTGGGCTTCGATTCCTGATCTCCACAGGACTCATAACTCGGCGTGTTCGGGTTTGGTTGTGAAAGGGAAAGTTCACGTTTTGCATAAAGGGTTATCGTCGGTGCAGGTTCTTGAGAGTGTTAAGGTAGGATGGGCGGTGAAAGAGTATGGTTGGCCTCAAGGTCCGATGGCTGTTGTTGAGGATGTGCCTTATGTAATGAGTCATGGAGTTGTGTATAAGCAGGAAGAGGATGATACGTGGAAGATGGTTGCGTCGGCGTCTGAGTTTAAGCCGAGGATTGGAATGGCGATGACGAGTTTGAGCGATGAGGTTTTGCTTGTAGGGGGTGTGATTGGACCTGATAGGGATAATTGGGATATTAAGCCGTTGTCTGATGTGGATGTTTTGTCGGTTGGGAGTGATCGTCCGGTGTGGCGGAAGGTAGCTCCGATGACTAAGTGTCGTGGAACGGTGCTTGGATGTACGCAGTTGACAATCTGATGGGAACGATGATGTTAAGACTACGTATTTactgtttttctttgttttgtaaCCCACTTGTCTTTTTGATCATAGTATGTCTTTGTTATAATGTTTGGATTATTGTTTCAAAAAACTCTTCACGGAAAAAAAGAACATAGCTAAGAAGATACCTTCAAAACATAGTTTAGTATGTTCATCAGAATTTTGTGTCTGAACTTAAATTATCCCAAACAAGGATGCTGGTGCTTACGGTTAAACAAGGGAAACCGCAGTTCAAGTGATGTTAACCAGCTTGATATAGAGACAGAAGAGAGTGTTACAAAAGGACCGCAGCAGCTAAGAATCTACATTTTTGGGGGATTAGATGACAATAGGTTGCGTCAATGGTACAAAGCCACATCAGAGTTTGTATAGAGCAGAACATCAAGGCACAAGCATCAGTTTTCTAGAGGTTCAAAATTGCATTTGGTATAGTTTATGAGCTCCACAATAAGGCTATGGTATAGAAAACAATACAAAGAGGAATTGCATTTACAAAGTGACTTCAACATTGTTGTATACAGCATAGAACAACACAAGAAACCTGAGCTTCTGTTTTTTTCCTTATATTTGTCAAAGAGAATATGCAGTCTAATAACGTCCAAATGGACTCGACCAATACAAAACTGAACAAAAAAACTATAACCTTTCTTTTTAACCTCCAACTCTTGTCAGTAAGGTAATCACGCTGAGAACAAATTCATCAGCAAGTAAATGGTTTGGTTGGGGAAGTGGAAACATGTTTCCGTATTTGTCATGCTCGCAAAGCCTAATCATCATCCTCTGAATCTGCCATTGACAAGaacaaacgaacaaagaaaagtTATAACGGATCCCCAACACTACACAGCCAACATAACATACAACACCGAAGAGCCTAATACAGTTTGCGGCTTTGCAAGTAAGTGAATACGTCATACGAAAGATCTATTTCAAAATcgaatttaaacaaaaatgcaAATCTTTACCGGATCGTATGTCTTCTCCAACTTTTCCTCTGTTTTTAAGTAGTCTTACGATCATGGCGCAAATGAGATACCACCAGTATATGTGGAAAACAAGAAGCATCAGTAACATTGTGTTGAAAGAATAGTACATGACGGTGCCC of the Brassica rapa cultivar Chiifu-401-42 chromosome A03, CAAS_Brap_v3.01, whole genome shotgun sequence genome contains:
- the LOC103859800 gene encoding F-box/kelch-repeat protein SKIP30; its protein translation is MSGLLEGIPDAVALRCLAHVPLHHHPNLELVSRSWRSAIRSDELFKVRSEEKSSESLLCVCAFDPENTWQVYSPSCNRWLTLPLLPSRIRHLAHFGAVTAAGKLFVLGGGSDAVDPLTGDHDGTFATDEVWCYDFVKRRWTQRASMLVPRSMFACCVLDGKIVVAGGFTTCRKSISGAEMYDPESDVWASIPDLHRTHNSACSGLVVKGKVHVLHKGLSSVQVLESVKVGWAVKEYGWPQGPMAVVEDVPYVMSHGVVYKQEEDDTWKMVASASEFKPRIGMAMTSLSDEVLLVGGVIGPDRDNWDIKPLSDVDVLSVGSDRPVWRKVAPMTKCRGTVLGCTQLTI